The Mycoplasma sp. 1654_15 genome contains a region encoding:
- the ftsH gene encoding ATP-dependent zinc metalloprotease FtsH translates to MAKKTFNKSYFRYILGAIILGIVVAVLLYRFLLPSPTIRSISYFDEQIKTNASSTMDNKFFWSVTYDVENFRIKVVNNPGNANFAPEIYQVVANPYTINKYIGTLVTPVDSKLPLSVEVVEATKSPYVLQNVDNFNNFIKHIEVTASANNLTLAQNYKETLSSVYNILGGNFGIVNTDKVRPNFFVAYILPLLPCIFFIFMFYMIWRSYRSSNSGAGSFFNPGKNQAIKITSDKRFSDVAGNAEVKEEIEEFVDYLRNPKKYAAAGAKIPKGILLGGPPGTGKTLIAKATAGEANVPFFFISASNFVELYVGVGAKRVRELFKDARAESPAIIFIDELDAIGRSRGSGIGGGNDEREQTLNQLLVEMDGMVENSGLLIIAATNRTDVLDPALMRPGRFDRTVIVNYPDIKEREEILKLHAKGKRISSSVHFSNVAKRTPGFSGAQLENVINEATLLSVREKTDVITNEQIDEAIDRVIGGPAKKNRVITEAERKMVAYHEAGHAVVGVKMRAGAKVQKITIIPRGQAGGYNLILPEEEKYNSTKSELLATIATFMGGRASEEIKYGKNEISTGAANDIEKATKIARKMVTEYGMSSLGPIQYEENTGSPFLGRDYAKNTLFSSNVAHEIDIQVREIISKAYTQALEIIQNNLDLLELIKDTLLEKETIVAEEIDYLVKHMKPLETKPKEEINKKSPDKILDEIILESKTKELKKEEKDEKSSSESFKNEENFEDK, encoded by the coding sequence ATGGCGAAAAAAACTTTTAACAAAAGCTATTTTAGATACATTTTAGGAGCGATAATTTTAGGAATTGTAGTAGCTGTTCTTCTTTATCGTTTTCTTTTGCCATCCCCGACAATCAGATCTATTAGCTATTTCGATGAACAAATTAAAACAAATGCTTCATCTACAATGGATAATAAATTCTTTTGATCTGTAACATATGATGTAGAAAATTTTAGAATTAAAGTTGTAAATAATCCTGGAAATGCTAACTTTGCTCCTGAGATTTATCAGGTTGTTGCAAACCCTTATACTATAAATAAGTATATTGGTACTTTAGTTACTCCAGTTGATAGTAAATTACCATTGAGTGTAGAAGTAGTAGAAGCTACAAAAAGCCCTTATGTGCTACAAAATGTAGATAATTTTAATAATTTTATTAAACATATAGAAGTAACAGCTTCTGCAAATAATCTTACTTTAGCTCAAAACTATAAAGAGACTTTATCTTCAGTTTACAACATTTTAGGTGGAAATTTTGGAATTGTAAATACAGATAAAGTAAGACCAAACTTTTTTGTTGCTTACATTTTACCTTTATTACCTTGCATATTCTTTATTTTTATGTTCTATATGATCTGAAGAAGCTACAGATCTTCCAACTCAGGAGCTGGTTCATTCTTTAATCCAGGGAAAAACCAAGCTATTAAAATTACTTCAGATAAAAGATTTTCAGATGTTGCTGGAAATGCAGAAGTAAAAGAAGAAATTGAAGAGTTTGTAGACTATCTAAGAAATCCTAAAAAATATGCAGCAGCTGGTGCAAAAATACCAAAAGGTATCTTATTAGGTGGTCCTCCAGGAACAGGAAAAACTTTAATCGCTAAAGCAACAGCTGGTGAAGCAAATGTTCCATTTTTCTTTATTTCTGCTTCTAATTTTGTTGAGTTATATGTAGGAGTTGGAGCAAAAAGAGTTAGAGAATTATTTAAAGATGCTCGTGCAGAATCTCCTGCAATTATTTTTATAGATGAGTTAGATGCTATCGGACGTTCAAGAGGTTCAGGTATTGGTGGAGGTAATGATGAAAGAGAACAAACTCTTAACCAACTACTTGTTGAAATGGATGGTATGGTTGAAAATAGTGGATTATTAATAATTGCCGCAACCAATAGAACAGATGTTTTAGATCCAGCCCTTATGCGTCCAGGAAGATTTGATAGAACTGTTATTGTAAATTATCCTGATATTAAAGAAAGAGAAGAGATTTTAAAACTACATGCTAAAGGAAAAAGAATTTCTTCTAGCGTTCACTTCTCAAATGTAGCAAAAAGAACACCAGGATTTTCAGGTGCTCAATTAGAAAATGTTATTAATGAAGCCACTTTACTCTCTGTTAGAGAAAAAACAGATGTTATTACAAATGAACAAATTGATGAAGCAATAGATAGAGTAATAGGTGGGCCAGCTAAGAAAAATAGAGTTATTACTGAAGCAGAAAGAAAAATGGTTGCTTATCATGAAGCAGGACACGCTGTTGTCGGAGTTAAGATGAGAGCAGGAGCTAAAGTTCAAAAAATTACTATAATTCCTAGAGGTCAAGCAGGTGGTTATAATTTAATTCTTCCTGAAGAAGAAAAATACAATTCTACTAAATCAGAACTTTTAGCAACAATTGCAACTTTTATGGGAGGTAGAGCTTCCGAAGAAATTAAATACGGAAAAAACGAAATTTCTACAGGAGCAGCTAACGATATAGAAAAAGCAACAAAAATTGCTAGAAAAATGGTTACAGAATATGGTATGTCTTCATTAGGTCCTATTCAATATGAAGAAAACACAGGAAGTCCTTTCCTAGGTCGTGATTATGCAAAAAATACTTTATTTTCTTCAAATGTAGCACATGAAATAGATATTCAAGTTAGAGAAATTATTTCAAAAGCTTATACTCAAGCCTTAGAAATAATTCAAAATAATCTCGACTTATTAGAATTGATTAAAGATACACTACTTGAAAAAGAAACAATTGTTGCCGAAGAAATAGATTATTTAGTAAAACATATGAAACCTTTAGAAACGAAACCTAAAGAAGAAATTAATAAAAAATCACCAGATAAAATTCTTGATGAAATAATTTTAGAATCAAAAACAAAAGAACTGAAAAAAGAAGAAAAAGATGAAAAATCATCTTCAGAATCCTTTAAAAATGAAGAAAATTTTGAAGATAAATAA